Proteins encoded in a region of the Apostichopus japonicus isolate 1M-3 chromosome 19, ASM3797524v1, whole genome shotgun sequence genome:
- the LOC139960309 gene encoding uncharacterized protein isoform X1: MSIRINGNELDQAYLWVPKDVSLNITCLASESRPAVNVTVVINNSEEIYGLPLTYVEHVTENVPTISTSVFSSYRPDKDVVTISCNAYGVSSKVYHFNVSLYTYVFPDLYMTFNGKRVEKEHFVKAETMLNVSCHAEGAKPEAELSLYLFNKKLAAMRDSTFNEHSTIITYPLVKRLEPETITCESIQHIPNVTNPENSVTIILELSEESTRTTTPTILVPSSSSVGGVFSLLQWLSSTLALLCILSFFVCGYKIIIKLRSSMSANLSTNTDSNLRAPSQIQLNSLPPTDQSLLQNTLQGSFKGKPKSDLPSIPSDESNSLNSTGSSETNYYSAAKEGTGKDRIFSENDFCLLLSIKIGTIYNRWMGTIHGKKCAVLTTASDGVIKKKIIHWDEFVKRALDLPKTNHLTKIAGIGVDKTGTLYLITEHVVCETLDSRLNFDPDSESTQSPMTVPDVMKHISGILEGMEFIKSYGFLHPGFSTKKVLYTKDGICKLYDFCLAEDAPKIVSLKKSLMVSFTLNQFPPESVFRNEYSHESDVWSTAVVIWELLSDGTSPFPVDEELTPGQDVETPKLIWPPRYLQLSNLSLFDCWHQNCSLRPSIHQLRASFKSIFETLIENSFYEIPLSSLYTPMGGGVVSSQKPDNGERASIPEGEAEM, from the exons ATGTCTATACGTATCAATGGAAATGAACTTGATCAAGCATATCTTTGGGTTCCTAAAGATGTGTCATTAAATATAACTTGTCTTGCCTCGGAATCCAGACCAGCAGTAAACGTTACTGTGGTTATTAATAACAGTGAAGAGATCTATGGGCTTCCACTAACATATGTAGAACATGTAACTGAAAACGTTCCAACGATTTCAACATCTGTGTTCTCGAGTTATCGACCGGATAAAGACGTGGTTACGATATCCTGCAATGCTTATGGCGTCTCCTCGAAAGtttatcattttaatgtttCACTCTATACCTATG TCTTTCCAGATCTTTATATGACTTTTAATGGCAAAAGGGTCGAGAAAGAACATTTTGTGAAAGCAGAGACGATGTTAAATGTGTCATGCCATGCTGAAGGAGCAAAACCCGAGGCGGAGCTATCGCTTTACCTCTTTAACAAGAAACTTGCAGCTATGAGAGATTCGACGTTCAATGAACATTCCACAATAATTACGTATCCTCTGGTAAAACGGCTGGAACCCGAGACTATCACCTGCGAAAGCATACAACACATCCCAAATGTCACTAATCCCGAAAACAGCGTAACGATAATATTGGAATTATCTG AAGAGTCAACAAGGACAACAACACCTACAATTTTAGTGCCTTCTTCATCTTCAG TAGGAGGGGTCTTTTCTCTTCTTCAGTGGTTGAGTTCCACTTTAGCTTTATTGTGTATCCTCTCATTCTTTGTCTGTGGCTACAAAATAATCATCAAACTCAGAT CTTCGATGTCTGCTAACTTATCAAc GAATACAGATTCCAATCTCCGTGCACCATCTCAGATTCAATTGAACAGCCTGCCACCAACCGACCAATCAC TTCTGCAGAATACTTTACAAGGAAGTTTTAAAGGAAAACCAAA ATCCGATCTTCCAAGCATCCCGAGTGATGAGAGTAATTCTTTAAACTCGACTGGAAGCAGTGAAACTA ATTATTACTCTGCAGCGAAGGAAGGTACTGGAAAGGACAGAATTTTCAGTGAGAACGATTTCTGTCTCTTATTAAGTATAAAGATTGGAACCATATACAATAGATGGATGGGAACAATTCACGGCAAAAAATGCGCTGTTCTAACGACTGCTTCAG ATGGAGTTATAAAGAAGAAGATTATCCATTGGGATGAATTTGTTAAGCGAGCACTTGATCTGCCGAAAACTAATCACCTGACTAAAATTGCAGGAATAGGAGTAGATAAAA CAGGTACGCTTTACCTCATAACGGAACATGTTGTTTGTGAGACTTTGGACAGCCGACTGAACTTTGACCCTGATTCAGAAAGCACACAAAGTCCAATGACAGTACCTGATGTCATGAAGCATATATCTGGAATTTTAGAAGGAATGGAATTTATTAAATCATATGGG TTTTTACATCCGGGCTTTTCAACAAAGAAAGTTTTATACACCAAAGACggaatatgtaaattatatgatTTTTGCCTGGCTGAAGACGCACCAAAGATCGTGTCTCTAAAGAAGTCGCTG ATGGTTTCATTCACTTTAAACCAGTTTCCTCCAGAATCTGTCTTCCGAAATGAATACTCACATGAAAGTGACGTATGGTCTACGGCTGTAGTTATATGGGAGCTCTTATCAGATG GAACCTCTCCGTTCCCAGTTGACGAGGAACTTACACCTGGTCAAGATGTCGAAACACCCAAATTAATTTGGCCTCCTAGATACCTACAactaag TAATCTTTCACTATTTGACTGCTGGCATCAAAACTGCTCTTTACGACCGTCCATTCATCAACTGAGAGCTTCATTCAAATCG ATATTCGAAACGTTAATTGAAAATAGCTTCTACGAGATACCACTATCCAGTTTGTATACACCGATGGGAGGAGGCGTTGTTTCATCTCAAAAGCCGGATAATGGCGAACGAGCCTCAATTCCGGAAGGAGAGGCAGAAATGTAA
- the LOC139960309 gene encoding uncharacterized protein isoform X2: MSIRINGNELDQAYLWVPKDVSLNITCLASESRPAVNVTVVINNSEEIYGLPLTYVEHVTENVPTISTSVFSSYRPDKDVVTISCNAYGVSSKVYHFNVSLYTYVFPDLYMTFNGKRVEKEHFVKAETMLNVSCHAEGAKPEAELSLYLFNKKLAAMRDSTFNEHSTIITYPLVKRLEPETITCESIQHIPNVTNPENSVTIILELSEESTRTTTPTILVPSSSSGGVFSLLQWLSSTLALLCILSFFVCGYKIIIKLRSSMSANLSTNTDSNLRAPSQIQLNSLPPTDQSLLQNTLQGSFKGKPKSDLPSIPSDESNSLNSTGSSETNYYSAAKEGTGKDRIFSENDFCLLLSIKIGTIYNRWMGTIHGKKCAVLTTASDGVIKKKIIHWDEFVKRALDLPKTNHLTKIAGIGVDKTGTLYLITEHVVCETLDSRLNFDPDSESTQSPMTVPDVMKHISGILEGMEFIKSYGFLHPGFSTKKVLYTKDGICKLYDFCLAEDAPKIVSLKKSLMVSFTLNQFPPESVFRNEYSHESDVWSTAVVIWELLSDGTSPFPVDEELTPGQDVETPKLIWPPRYLQLSNLSLFDCWHQNCSLRPSIHQLRASFKSIFETLIENSFYEIPLSSLYTPMGGGVVSSQKPDNGERASIPEGEAEM; this comes from the exons ATGTCTATACGTATCAATGGAAATGAACTTGATCAAGCATATCTTTGGGTTCCTAAAGATGTGTCATTAAATATAACTTGTCTTGCCTCGGAATCCAGACCAGCAGTAAACGTTACTGTGGTTATTAATAACAGTGAAGAGATCTATGGGCTTCCACTAACATATGTAGAACATGTAACTGAAAACGTTCCAACGATTTCAACATCTGTGTTCTCGAGTTATCGACCGGATAAAGACGTGGTTACGATATCCTGCAATGCTTATGGCGTCTCCTCGAAAGtttatcattttaatgtttCACTCTATACCTATG TCTTTCCAGATCTTTATATGACTTTTAATGGCAAAAGGGTCGAGAAAGAACATTTTGTGAAAGCAGAGACGATGTTAAATGTGTCATGCCATGCTGAAGGAGCAAAACCCGAGGCGGAGCTATCGCTTTACCTCTTTAACAAGAAACTTGCAGCTATGAGAGATTCGACGTTCAATGAACATTCCACAATAATTACGTATCCTCTGGTAAAACGGCTGGAACCCGAGACTATCACCTGCGAAAGCATACAACACATCCCAAATGTCACTAATCCCGAAAACAGCGTAACGATAATATTGGAATTATCTG AAGAGTCAACAAGGACAACAACACCTACAATTTTAGTGCCTTCTTCATCTTCAG GAGGGGTCTTTTCTCTTCTTCAGTGGTTGAGTTCCACTTTAGCTTTATTGTGTATCCTCTCATTCTTTGTCTGTGGCTACAAAATAATCATCAAACTCAGAT CTTCGATGTCTGCTAACTTATCAAc GAATACAGATTCCAATCTCCGTGCACCATCTCAGATTCAATTGAACAGCCTGCCACCAACCGACCAATCAC TTCTGCAGAATACTTTACAAGGAAGTTTTAAAGGAAAACCAAA ATCCGATCTTCCAAGCATCCCGAGTGATGAGAGTAATTCTTTAAACTCGACTGGAAGCAGTGAAACTA ATTATTACTCTGCAGCGAAGGAAGGTACTGGAAAGGACAGAATTTTCAGTGAGAACGATTTCTGTCTCTTATTAAGTATAAAGATTGGAACCATATACAATAGATGGATGGGAACAATTCACGGCAAAAAATGCGCTGTTCTAACGACTGCTTCAG ATGGAGTTATAAAGAAGAAGATTATCCATTGGGATGAATTTGTTAAGCGAGCACTTGATCTGCCGAAAACTAATCACCTGACTAAAATTGCAGGAATAGGAGTAGATAAAA CAGGTACGCTTTACCTCATAACGGAACATGTTGTTTGTGAGACTTTGGACAGCCGACTGAACTTTGACCCTGATTCAGAAAGCACACAAAGTCCAATGACAGTACCTGATGTCATGAAGCATATATCTGGAATTTTAGAAGGAATGGAATTTATTAAATCATATGGG TTTTTACATCCGGGCTTTTCAACAAAGAAAGTTTTATACACCAAAGACggaatatgtaaattatatgatTTTTGCCTGGCTGAAGACGCACCAAAGATCGTGTCTCTAAAGAAGTCGCTG ATGGTTTCATTCACTTTAAACCAGTTTCCTCCAGAATCTGTCTTCCGAAATGAATACTCACATGAAAGTGACGTATGGTCTACGGCTGTAGTTATATGGGAGCTCTTATCAGATG GAACCTCTCCGTTCCCAGTTGACGAGGAACTTACACCTGGTCAAGATGTCGAAACACCCAAATTAATTTGGCCTCCTAGATACCTACAactaag TAATCTTTCACTATTTGACTGCTGGCATCAAAACTGCTCTTTACGACCGTCCATTCATCAACTGAGAGCTTCATTCAAATCG ATATTCGAAACGTTAATTGAAAATAGCTTCTACGAGATACCACTATCCAGTTTGTATACACCGATGGGAGGAGGCGTTGTTTCATCTCAAAAGCCGGATAATGGCGAACGAGCCTCAATTCCGGAAGGAGAGGCAGAAATGTAA